The following are encoded in a window of Phycisphaerae bacterium genomic DNA:
- a CDS encoding UDPGP type 1 family protein, with product MPASERSRAERLRSSYQAAGQGQVFTFWESLDERERSELLDDLEGVNTAELSALSAMAASTDHRHPTAEIEPAEVVSWQDVSNETIELGRQALAKGSVAALTVAGGQGTRLGLDGPKGALPISPVRGKTLFQLFAEFIAATDRRYGCATTWYVMTSPANDAQTRAFFAANQYFGLSSERIRFFKQGVMPAFDPGGKILLDQPHRLALSPDGHGGTLLALAHGGMLADMVARGVEQISYFQVDNPLVACLDPAFIGLHVSAGAEMSSKSVPKADDLEKVGNFVRVNGKAAVIEYSDLPPTLGHAKNPDGTRRFNAANIAVHLLSRRFVERLTENPASFALPWHRAEKKVPYMDLSSGRRVHPERPNAIKLESFIFDALPLANRTVTLETSREEEFSPVKNPTGVDSIETAQRDMSRRAARWMASAGYAIPRRADGEPDGRFEISPLVALDATQLTEQPRPARSISAGESVYLG from the coding sequence ATGCCCGCCAGTGAGAGAAGCCGAGCTGAACGCCTCCGATCGTCGTATCAAGCGGCGGGTCAAGGTCAGGTTTTCACGTTCTGGGAATCACTCGACGAGCGTGAGCGATCGGAGCTGCTGGACGATTTGGAGGGCGTAAACACGGCGGAACTTTCCGCATTGTCCGCGATGGCCGCATCGACCGATCATCGCCACCCGACGGCGGAGATTGAGCCGGCCGAGGTCGTTTCATGGCAGGACGTCTCCAACGAAACGATCGAATTGGGGCGCCAGGCGTTGGCGAAGGGGAGCGTGGCGGCCCTGACGGTCGCGGGCGGACAGGGGACCCGGCTGGGCCTGGACGGCCCCAAGGGGGCGCTGCCGATTTCGCCCGTGCGGGGCAAGACGCTGTTTCAACTCTTCGCGGAGTTCATCGCGGCGACCGATCGTCGTTACGGCTGCGCGACCACGTGGTACGTCATGACGAGTCCGGCGAACGATGCGCAGACGCGCGCGTTCTTCGCGGCGAATCAATACTTTGGGCTGTCGTCGGAGCGGATCCGGTTCTTCAAGCAGGGCGTGATGCCAGCGTTCGACCCTGGCGGCAAAATCCTTCTGGACCAACCGCATCGCCTGGCGCTCTCGCCGGACGGTCACGGGGGGACGCTCCTGGCGCTGGCCCATGGCGGGATGCTGGCCGACATGGTGGCGCGGGGCGTCGAGCAGATCAGTTATTTCCAGGTCGACAACCCGCTCGTGGCCTGCCTCGATCCGGCCTTCATCGGGCTGCACGTTTCGGCCGGCGCGGAAATGTCGAGCAAGTCGGTGCCCAAGGCGGATGATCTGGAAAAGGTGGGCAACTTTGTCCGCGTGAATGGCAAGGCCGCCGTCATCGAGTATTCGGATCTCCCGCCGACGCTGGGCCATGCAAAAAACCCGGACGGAACTCGCCGTTTTAACGCGGCGAACATCGCGGTTCACCTTCTGTCCCGGCGATTTGTCGAGCGGCTGACGGAGAACCCGGCGTCGTTTGCCCTGCCGTGGCATCGCGCCGAGAAGAAAGTGCCTTACATGGATTTGTCGAGCGGTCGCCGGGTTCATCCCGAACGGCCCAATGCAATCAAGCTCGAATCCTTCATCTTCGACGCCTTGCCCCTGGCGAATCGGACCGTCACGCTGGAGACCTCGCGCGAGGAGGAGTTCAGCCCGGTGAAGAACCCGACCGGCGTCGATTCGATCGAGACGGCGCAGCGCGATATGTCGCGGCGGGCGGCGCGGTGGATGGCCTCGGCGGGGTACGCGATTCCCCGCCGGGCGGACGGCGAGCCCGACGGACGATTTGAAATCAGCCCGCTGGTGGCGTTGGATGCGACGCAATTGACGGAACAACCTCGGCCCGCGCGGTCGATATCCGCCGGCGAAAGTGTCTATCTTGGATAA
- a CDS encoding DUF362 domain-containing protein: protein MHSSDQSRPPPHPARHKSRRDFLRLAASSAAALALPDSTRLLAQAIVSGGEASSKTALGDASRVLRVTSKRLVSAHGVNPTLLRESLIKGLCALADTGVVADAWHRLLRPDDTILLKFNQSAAERLGTTPPLARELVLSLQSAGWRPEQIMVLEVGGDDLRLVRQTRPADLRWQGEEVHFGVSGRDSFIAALDQATAVINIPFLKTHHLATMTGCLKNLSHGLIRHPSRFHAAGCDPAIAEIVASQPLRSRLRLNVLNAMKVVYNGGPEAGAADIHAAGELLLSRDPVACDALGFGILNEIRALHGLNPLLPGAAIPKFLASAARMGIGHADAERVQATLITI from the coding sequence GTGCACTCATCCGATCAAAGCCGACCTCCGCCGCATCCGGCGCGGCACAAATCGCGCCGCGACTTCCTGCGCCTCGCGGCATCGTCCGCCGCGGCATTGGCGCTTCCCGACTCGACGAGGCTTCTGGCGCAGGCGATTGTATCCGGAGGCGAAGCTTCCTCAAAAACGGCTCTCGGCGACGCTTCACGGGTCCTTCGCGTCACATCGAAGCGGCTGGTCTCCGCGCACGGCGTCAATCCCACGCTCCTACGGGAAAGTCTTATCAAAGGACTCTGCGCCCTCGCGGACACCGGTGTGGTCGCTGACGCCTGGCATCGTCTTCTGCGGCCCGATGACACGATCCTGTTGAAATTCAATCAATCCGCCGCCGAGCGCCTCGGTACCACGCCGCCGCTGGCCCGGGAATTGGTCCTCTCGCTCCAATCCGCCGGTTGGCGCCCAGAACAAATCATGGTCCTGGAAGTCGGCGGCGATGATCTTCGACTCGTTCGCCAAACCCGGCCGGCGGACCTTCGTTGGCAGGGTGAAGAAGTCCACTTCGGCGTCAGCGGGCGGGATTCGTTTATCGCCGCACTCGACCAAGCCACCGCCGTGATCAACATCCCGTTCCTCAAGACCCACCATCTGGCGACCATGACCGGTTGCTTGAAAAATCTTTCGCACGGCCTGATTCGCCACCCCTCCCGTTTCCACGCGGCCGGCTGCGACCCTGCGATCGCAGAAATCGTCGCTTCTCAGCCCCTCCGGAGCCGGCTGCGGCTCAATGTCCTCAATGCGATGAAGGTCGTTTACAACGGGGGGCCGGAAGCTGGCGCCGCCGATATCCACGCGGCGGGAGAACTCCTACTGAGTCGCGATCCCGTCGCCTGCGATGCCCTCGGCTTCGGTATCCTCAATGAAATCAGGGCCTTACACGGCTTGAACCCCCTGCTTCCCGGCGCCGCCATCCCGAAGTTCCTCGCCTCCGCGGCCCGCATGGGAATCGGTCACGCCGACGCCGAGCGGGTGCAAGCGACCCTGATTACGATTTGA
- a CDS encoding prepilin-type N-terminal cleavage/methylation domain-containing protein, which yields MQRIRKKLQAFTLIELLVVIAIIALLISILLPSLSRARELSKRTVCSANLRGIGQAMYIYAQDDPGLFPVIADVWTGSPQGAMILFRPQDRTTEPSTTGIPSPTVDLWSLVRQNNTTPKQFICPSTTDSPDPAQDSLAYYDFETMKHLSYAYQYQHDPNRPQIGTSSEPTFPVMADGNPYIKGNVGTIILKNDRTSAFRGNSNNHTNREGENILFQDSHVSFEKGPDVGLSGYFEQGVPSRGRDNCYSTHLSTSNAKVDPGNAAPTASQCDLGTRSDACLVP from the coding sequence ATGCAAAGGATTCGGAAAAAACTACAAGCCTTCACCCTGATCGAGCTGCTGGTGGTCATCGCCATCATCGCCCTATTGATCTCGATCCTTTTGCCCAGCCTGTCGCGGGCCCGCGAGCTGTCCAAGCGGACGGTCTGCTCCGCGAACCTGCGTGGCATCGGCCAGGCCATGTACATTTACGCCCAGGACGATCCGGGACTCTTCCCGGTAATCGCCGACGTATGGACCGGCTCACCGCAGGGAGCCATGATCCTGTTCCGGCCCCAGGATCGCACCACCGAGCCCTCGACGACGGGCATTCCTTCGCCGACCGTGGACCTCTGGTCTCTGGTGCGGCAGAACAACACCACGCCCAAGCAGTTCATCTGCCCGAGCACAACGGACTCGCCCGATCCCGCCCAGGATTCCCTCGCCTACTACGACTTCGAGACGATGAAGCACCTGAGCTACGCCTATCAGTATCAGCACGATCCCAATCGGCCGCAGATCGGCACGAGTTCCGAGCCGACCTTCCCGGTCATGGCGGACGGCAATCCCTACATCAAGGGCAACGTTGGGACGATCATTCTCAAAAACGACCGGACCTCCGCCTTCCGCGGCAATAGCAACAACCATACCAACCGCGAAGGCGAAAACATCCTGTTCCAGGACTCTCACGTGAGTTTCGAGAAGGGCCCGGACGTTGGTCTCTCGGGCTATTTCGAGCAGGGCGTCCCCTCTCGCGGGCGTGACAACTGCTACTCGACGCACTTGTCCACCTCCAATGCGAAGGTCGACCCCGGTAACGCGGCCCCGACGGCGTCGCAGTGCGACCTCGGAACGCGTTCAGACGCCTGCCTCGTCCCGTAA